A window of the Garra rufa chromosome 10, GarRuf1.0, whole genome shotgun sequence genome harbors these coding sequences:
- the pak2a gene encoding serine/threonine-protein kinase PAK 2a, whose product MSDNGELEDKPPAPPVRMSSNFGIKDSMSANPSSKPLPSVPEEKRDKPRNKIISIFSAEKGRKKDKDKERPEISSPSDFEHTIHVGFDSVTGEFTGMPEQWARLLQTSNITKSEQKKNPQAVLDVLKFYDSTGNSRQKYLSFTDKDAPPAKKGSEQSPVKDADDDDDDEAPPPVVAPRPQHTISVYTRSVIDPIPAPAAIADTDGCKAADKQKKGKGKMTDEEIMEKLRTIVSIGDPKKKYTRYEKIGQGASGTVYTAIDVATGQEVAIKQINLQKQPKKELIINEILVMKELKNPNIVNFVDSFLVGDELFVVMEYLAGGSLTDVVTETCMDEAQIAAVCRECLQALEFLHSNQVIHRDIKSDNVLLGMDGSVKLTDFGFCAQITPEQSKRSTMVGTPYWMAPEVVTRKAYGPKVDIWSLGIMAIEMVEGEPPYLNENPLRALYLIATNGTPELQNPEKLSPIFRDFLNRCLEMDVEKRGGGKELLQHPFLKLAKPLSSLTPLILAAKEAMKSNR is encoded by the exons ATGTCTGACAACGGAGAGCTGGAGGACAAACCCCCTGCCCCCCCAGTCAGAATGAGCAGCAACTTTGGCATTAAGGACAGTATGTCAGCAAACCCTAGTTCTAAACCCCTGCCCTCCGTCCCAGAGGAGAAGAGGGACAAACCGCGCAACAAGATCATATCCATTTTCTCAGCAGAGAAAG gaagaaaaaaagacaaggaTAAGGAGCGCCCAGAGATTTCAAGCCCTTCAGACTTCGAGCACACCATACACGTGGGCTTCGATTCTGTCACGGGGGAGTTCACT GGCATGCCAGAGCAGTGGGCTCGGCTCCTGCAGACCTCCAACATCACGAAATCTGAGCAGAAGAAAAACCCTCAGGCTGTGCTGGATGTGCTCAAATTCTACGACTCCACAGGCAACAGCAGGCAGAAATACCTCAGCTTTACAG ATAAAGATGCACCACCAGCAAAAAAAGGCTCAGAGCAATCACCAGTCAAGGATGctgatgatgatgacgatgatgaaGCCCCACCTCCTGTTGTAGCACCACGTCCACAGCACACCATATCC GTATACACTCGTTCTGTCATCGATCCCATTCCGGCACCTGCTGCCATTGCGGACACAGATGGTTGCAAAGCAGCAGATAAACAGAAGAAGGGCAAGGGCAAGATGACAGATGAGGAGATTATGGAGAAACTTA GAACTATTGTCAGTATTGGAGACCCCAAGAAAAAATACACAAGATACGAAAAAATTGGACAAGG TGCGTCTGGTACGGTGTACACAGCCATTGACGTTGCTACTGGGCAAGAG GTTGCCATCAAGCAGATTAACCTGCAGAAGCAGCCCAAGAAGGAACTGATCATCAATGAGATCCTGGTGATGAAGGAGCTGAAGAACCCAAACATTGTCAACTTCGTAGACAG ctTCTTGGTGGGAGATGAGCTCTTTGTGGTAATGGAGTATCTTGCTGGAGGCTCTCTGACTGATGTTGTAACAGAAACCTGCATGGATGAGGCACAAATCGCTGCTGTCTGCAGAGAG TGTTTACAAGCTCTAGAGTTCCTGCATTCAAACCAGGTCATTCATCGAGACATCAAAAGTGACAATGTTCTGTTAGGAATGGATGGATCTGTCAAACTAA CCGATTTTGGATTCTGTGCTCAAATCACACCTGAGCAAAGTAAGCGAAGCACCATGGTAGGAACACCCTACTGGATGGCCCCTGAGGTGGTCACACGTAAAGCCTATGGGCCCAAAGTGGACATATGGTCCCTGGGTATCATGGCCATTGAGATGGTAGAGGGCGAACCTCCTTATCTCAATGAGAATCCTCTGAGG GCGCTGTACCTCATCGCAACTAATGGCACCCCAGAGCTCCAGAACCCAGAGAAGCTGTCACCCATTTTTAGAGACTTCCTAAACCGCTGCCTTGAGATGGATGTGGAGAAGAGAGGTGGAGGAAAAGAACTCCTGCAG CATCCTTTCCTCAAGCTGGCAAAGCCTCTTTCCAGCCTCACCCCCCTCATACTTGCTGCCAAGGAGGCAATGAAGAGTAACCGCTAG